GCAGCACCCGGGTCAGCCTCCGAGCCGGTGCGCAAGATGGAGCAGATCTTCCAGGTGCAGCACCCGTCCGTCGAATCCGGGGAGGGGAACGTGCAGCGGCCGGGTCCAGCGGTCGGGGACGGCGTCCAGCCCGTAGTACGCCCCCGCGAGGCCTCCGGTCACCGCGGCGACGGTGTCCGTGTCACCGCCGAGGTCGATCGCCGCGCGCATCGCGTCCTCGAAGCCGGAGGTGGTCCGCAGGGCCCAGACGGCGGAGCCCAGGCAGGGCCAGACGGCGCCGTTGAACTCGGTCGCCTGGTCGGGGTGCCAGTCGGCCGCGAGGACGGTGGCGTAGCGATCACGGTGGTCGGGGTGGACGTGAGCCAGGATGTCCGGAAGCGCCGCGAGGGGGTCGCTGCCCTCGAACGCGACGCGAATGAGCTCGTGGAAGATCGCGGTGCCTTCCCAGGCCGCGCGGTCGCCGTGGGTGAGGGCGGCGATGCGCCGGGCCGCGTCCATGGTGGCTTCCCGGCCGGCGGCTGCGAAGTGGACCGCGGAGGTCGACGCCCGCATCAGGGAGCCGTTTCCGGCTGCTCTCCGGTTGACCTGGGAATGGATCGCGGCGGCGAGATCCCAGGGCATGCCGTTGGTCAGGACGTCTTCGGTCTGCAGGCCGATGTCCTTGGGCTCTGATGCCGCCCACCGCTGGAAGCGGGCGAAGACGTCCGGCAGATCCAGACCGCCCCGCTCGAGCAGGGACTCCGCGACCAGGACGGCCATCTGCGTGTCGTCGGTCGCCTCGCCGGGATCCCAGCCGCCGCCTCCGCACATCTCGCCACCCGAGCCGGGGGAGGGGAACCGCGCG
The window above is part of the Streptomyces sp. NBC_00425 genome. Proteins encoded here:
- a CDS encoding ADP-ribosylglycohydrolase family protein, encoding MQRMQRAAGVIVGSAVGDALGGPFEFGPRGAFSARFPSPGSGGEMCGGGGWDPGEATDDTQMAVLVAESLLERGGLDLPDVFARFQRWAASEPKDIGLQTEDVLTNGMPWDLAAAIHSQVNRRAAGNGSLMRASTSAVHFAAAGREATMDAARRIAALTHGDRAAWEGTAIFHELIRVAFEGSDPLAALPDILAHVHPDHRDRYATVLAADWHPDQATEFNGAVWPCLGSAVWALRTTSGFEDAMRAAIDLGGDTDTVAAVTGGLAGAYYGLDAVPDRWTRPLHVPLPGFDGRVLHLEDLLHLAHRLGG